One window of Staphylococcus chromogenes genomic DNA carries:
- a CDS encoding ATP-dependent RecD-like DNA helicase, which yields MENPTLFEQSYVKGNIDVILFQNNDNYYTVLKVEVEDSNEDFDTTATIVGFFPNIVEGETYTFKGQITDHPKYGKQLKAETFQKVLPQTREAVIQYLSSGLFKGVGKKTAESIVDTLGENAIQSILKDASVLEKVPKLSKTKQSQIADQVFQNQESEQIMVRLNELGFGAKLAMDIYKFYKSDTLDILNQNPYQLVYDIRGVGFQKADQLANQMGISEHHPNRLKAGIQFVVEDTCIKQGHTYLPKETLVTESLQLLSKNSQVPIDTTLIEEVLTQLVEENRLVDDHENIAIPSLYYSELKSAQNIYKMMQQQLHLEVFDQSDIQMHIGEIEQTNSVSYAEAQKEALEAAMKHQIMILTGGPGTGKTTVIKGIVYLYAALHGISLDYDDYTEEDYPIVLAAPTGRASKRLHDATGLEAMTIHRLIGWNQETKPEDILDNEISAKLIIIDEMSMVDTWLFHQFMAAVPNDAQVVLVGDEDQLPSVGPGQVFKDLIASKTLPRINLTEVYRQQDGSSIIALAHRMKSGQSVDITERFHDRSFIPCHVDQIPEVVRKVVTNAVSKGYDMSDIQVLAPMYRGNAGIHRLNKVLQEILNPLDTSEQREIQFGDVLFRKGDKVLQLVNRPNDNVFNGDIGVIVGIFWAKENALNKDVVVVDYEGNEITYLKSDLTELTHAYCTSIHKAQGSEFPIVIMPIVKQYYRMLQKPILYTGLTRAKQSLVFLGDADAFNLGLKTEGQVRLTREKSFLEQYFSTEEVQNENVELTEATMFQINPMINMENVTPYDFLEIDNAEKA from the coding sequence GTGGAAAACCCAACACTATTTGAGCAGTCGTATGTTAAAGGGAATATTGATGTCATTTTATTTCAAAATAACGACAATTATTACACAGTGCTCAAAGTTGAAGTTGAGGATTCTAATGAGGACTTTGATACGACGGCGACGATAGTTGGGTTTTTTCCAAATATTGTTGAAGGTGAAACTTATACGTTCAAGGGGCAAATCACTGATCACCCTAAGTATGGGAAACAACTAAAAGCTGAAACGTTCCAGAAAGTGCTTCCGCAAACGAGAGAAGCGGTAATTCAATATTTATCAAGTGGGCTTTTCAAGGGCGTTGGTAAAAAAACTGCAGAATCCATTGTAGATACGTTAGGTGAAAATGCAATTCAGTCGATTCTTAAAGATGCATCTGTTCTTGAAAAGGTGCCCAAATTGTCAAAAACAAAGCAATCGCAAATCGCAGACCAAGTTTTTCAAAATCAAGAAAGCGAACAAATTATGGTGCGTCTGAATGAATTAGGGTTTGGTGCAAAACTTGCGATGGATATTTACAAGTTTTATAAAAGTGATACTTTAGACATTCTCAATCAAAATCCCTACCAACTTGTTTATGATATACGAGGCGTGGGCTTTCAAAAAGCAGACCAATTGGCAAATCAAATGGGCATTTCAGAACATCACCCCAATCGCTTAAAAGCAGGCATTCAATTTGTCGTTGAAGACACCTGTATTAAACAGGGACACACGTACTTGCCTAAGGAAACTTTAGTGACTGAGTCATTGCAACTTCTTTCAAAAAATAGTCAGGTGCCTATTGACACCACTTTAATTGAAGAAGTGTTAACTCAACTTGTAGAAGAAAACCGTCTCGTTGATGATCACGAAAATATTGCAATTCCTAGCCTTTATTATTCAGAATTAAAGAGTGCTCAAAATATTTATAAAATGATGCAACAACAACTACACCTCGAAGTGTTTGATCAATCGGATATTCAGATGCATATTGGTGAAATCGAGCAAACAAATAGTGTGTCATATGCCGAGGCACAAAAAGAGGCGTTAGAAGCCGCTATGAAGCATCAAATAATGATTTTGACAGGTGGGCCTGGTACAGGTAAAACCACTGTAATAAAAGGGATTGTTTATCTGTATGCTGCTTTACACGGGATTTCTTTAGATTACGATGACTATACCGAAGAAGATTATCCTATTGTTTTAGCAGCACCGACGGGTCGGGCTTCGAAACGACTACACGATGCGACTGGCTTGGAGGCTATGACCATTCACCGTCTAATTGGTTGGAATCAAGAAACCAAACCTGAAGATATATTGGATAATGAAATTTCTGCCAAACTTATTATTATAGATGAAATGTCAATGGTCGATACTTGGTTGTTTCACCAATTTATGGCAGCAGTTCCTAATGATGCACAAGTTGTTTTGGTAGGTGATGAAGATCAACTCCCATCTGTTGGGCCTGGGCAAGTGTTTAAAGATTTAATTGCCTCAAAAACACTCCCACGTATCAATTTAACAGAAGTTTATCGTCAGCAGGATGGTTCAAGTATCATTGCGCTTGCGCATCGTATGAAATCAGGTCAATCTGTTGATATTACTGAACGGTTTCATGATCGTTCATTCATCCCTTGTCATGTCGATCAAATACCAGAAGTGGTACGTAAAGTGGTAACAAATGCAGTTTCAAAAGGCTATGATATGTCTGATATACAAGTATTAGCTCCGATGTACCGAGGAAATGCAGGGATTCATCGATTGAATAAAGTGCTTCAAGAAATACTGAACCCTTTGGATACATCTGAGCAACGCGAAATTCAGTTTGGTGATGTCTTGTTTCGAAAAGGCGATAAGGTATTACAACTTGTCAATCGTCCGAATGACAATGTATTTAATGGCGACATCGGAGTTATTGTAGGTATTTTTTGGGCTAAGGAAAATGCGCTAAACAAAGACGTCGTTGTCGTGGACTATGAAGGCAATGAAATTACTTATTTAAAATCAGATTTAACCGAGTTGACACATGCCTATTGCACATCAATTCATAAAGCACAAGGTTCAGAATTCCCGATAGTCATTATGCCTATTGTCAAACAATATTATAGAATGTTGCAAAAACCCATTTTATATACGGGTCTCACACGTGCGAAGCAATCATTAGTGTTTTTAGGAGACGCGGATGCATTTAATCTCGGATTAAAAACAGAAGGCCAAGTAAGATTAACTCGTGAAAAAAGCTTTTTAGAACAATACTTTTCTACAGAAGAAGTACAAAATGAAAATGTTGAACTTACAGAAGCCACTATGTTTCAAATTAATCCTATGATTAATATGGAGAATGTGACGCCTTACGATTTTTTAGAAATTGACAACGCTGAAAAGGCTTAA
- a CDS encoding tetratricopeptide repeat protein, whose translation MKQTEIHQLIQQGQFEKALQACFNNIEAHPDQVENYINSGILLSEAGEIEKAEKFFQRALTLNPDNGVIYYNFANVYFNEGRFQEAIKLYQTAIQKGLENKDINYMVGMSFYQLDAKKQALPYLMRAAELDKDFKDLDVQFQYGLLLCELEMFQEAMPILKQILKKDGKHADAQYNLTLAKYMVNENVEEAIQGFSLATEMDPKHMLSHHALKTFKKIQSEEEA comes from the coding sequence ATGAAACAAACAGAAATACATCAATTGATTCAACAAGGCCAATTTGAGAAAGCCTTACAAGCTTGTTTTAATAACATCGAAGCGCATCCTGACCAAGTGGAAAACTATATCAATTCCGGTATTTTACTTTCTGAGGCTGGAGAAATTGAAAAAGCAGAAAAATTTTTCCAACGTGCATTGACACTTAATCCTGATAATGGCGTTATTTATTACAATTTTGCCAATGTTTATTTTAACGAAGGACGTTTTCAAGAAGCCATTAAATTATATCAAACAGCGATTCAAAAAGGATTAGAAAATAAAGATATTAACTATATGGTCGGAATGTCTTTTTATCAATTAGACGCAAAAAAACAAGCTTTACCATATTTAATGAGAGCTGCCGAACTTGACAAAGATTTCAAAGACTTAGACGTACAGTTCCAATATGGATTACTATTATGTGAATTAGAAATGTTTCAAGAAGCGATGCCAATATTAAAACAAATATTAAAAAAAGATGGAAAACATGCCGACGCACAGTATAATCTGACACTGGCAAAATATATGGTTAATGAAAATGTTGAAGAAGCAATACAAGGATTTTCTTTAGCAACTGAAATGGACCCCAAACATATGTTAAGCCATCATGCATTAAAAACGTTTAAAAAGATTCAATCTGAAGAGGAGGCATAA
- the mnmA gene encoding tRNA 2-thiouridine(34) synthase MnmA, with amino-acid sequence MSNENTRVVVGMSGGVDSSVTAQLLKEQGYDVIGIFMKNWDDTDENGVCTATEDYNDVIAVCNQIGIPYYAVNFEQAYWDKVFTYFLDEYKKGRTPNPDVMCNKEIKFKAFLEHALKLGADYVATGHYARVRRDDQGHVEMLRGVDNNKDQTYFLNQLTHAQLQKVMFPIGDIEKSQVRKIAAKHNLATAKKKDSTGICFIGERNFKDFLSQYLPAQSGEMRTLNGELKGKHAGLMYYTIGQRHGLGIGGDGDPWFVVGKNLKENVLYVEQGFHHEALYSDYLIASDVSFVNPTDLAEPLKCTAKFRYRQKDTGVTVSHVDDHSIKVTFDEPVRAITPGQAVVFYDGEVCLGGATIDDVYKQSGKLSYII; translated from the coding sequence TTGAGTAATGAAAACACACGTGTCGTTGTGGGAATGTCAGGAGGTGTAGACAGTTCTGTAACTGCACAATTGTTAAAAGAACAAGGTTATGACGTCATTGGGATTTTTATGAAAAACTGGGACGATACGGATGAAAACGGCGTATGTACAGCAACAGAAGATTATAATGATGTCATCGCGGTATGTAATCAAATAGGAATCCCTTATTATGCTGTTAATTTTGAACAAGCCTATTGGGATAAAGTATTTACCTATTTTTTAGATGAGTACAAAAAAGGACGCACACCTAATCCAGATGTAATGTGTAATAAAGAAATTAAATTTAAAGCCTTCTTAGAACATGCTTTAAAATTAGGTGCAGACTATGTGGCTACAGGTCATTATGCAAGAGTAAGAAGAGACGACCAAGGCCATGTGGAAATGTTACGTGGGGTGGATAATAACAAAGACCAAACGTATTTCTTAAATCAACTTACACATGCGCAATTGCAAAAAGTAATGTTTCCAATTGGTGATATAGAGAAATCACAAGTCCGTAAAATTGCAGCAAAGCATAATTTAGCCACTGCCAAAAAGAAAGATTCAACAGGAATTTGTTTTATAGGTGAACGAAATTTCAAAGACTTTTTATCTCAATACTTACCTGCACAATCGGGTGAAATGCGCACTTTGAATGGTGAGCTCAAAGGAAAACATGCGGGATTAATGTATTATACTATTGGCCAACGTCATGGTTTAGGCATTGGTGGCGATGGTGATCCTTGGTTTGTCGTAGGTAAAAATTTGAAAGAAAATGTGTTGTATGTAGAGCAAGGATTTCATCACGAAGCACTTTATAGTGACTATTTAATTGCCTCAGATGTTTCCTTTGTAAATCCTACTGACTTAGCAGAACCCCTGAAATGTACTGCAAAATTTAGATATCGCCAAAAAGATACAGGTGTTACAGTTTCACACGTAGATGATCATTCAATCAAAGTTACATTTGATGAACCTGTTAGAGCGATTACTCCAGGCCAAGCTGTCGTGTTTTACGATGGCGAAGTTTGTCTTGGTGGGGCAACGATTGACGACGTTTATAAGCAGTCCGGTAAATTGAGTTATATTATTTAA